Below is a window of Sulfurisphaera ohwakuensis DNA.
TTGTTTAAAAAAAGATTTTTGGGTTACCCGAAAACCTTAAATATTCGGGTTACCCTTAATAATAGCGATGAGTCAGCAAGAAGTTCCACGCCTGAAAAAGGGTCAAGTAAGTACGTTAGGTGCTTTAGTTGAAGAAATAGCAGCAATGGCTCCAGCATGTGACGTAGTAGCCTTTATAACTTCCGCAATCGCATACGCCTTCGCTTTAACGCCCTTAGCATTCCTATTAGCCACATTAGCAATGTATTTAGAAGTAAATACGTTATATCACCTAGCTAAAAGGCATGCTAGTGCAGGAGGGTATTATGGTTATATTGCTAACGCCTTTGGCCCTGTACCAGCCACTATATCCGGATTACTTTACGTCTTATATCAAGTAACAAGTACTGCAGCGATTCCTACTTACATAGGCGGTGCTATTATTCCCGCATTCTTAGATTACTACTATCATATAGTGTTACCATCTTGGTTATGGTTACCGCTGATCCTAGTATTCGTAATAGTTCCAATAACATTGGCAATAATAGGGATAAGACCACAGATTACTACTTTGAAATTCGCTTCACTATTCGAAGTAACATTTTTGGCAATAATAGGAGCAATTGTAATTGCTAAGGCGCCAGATAATACATTAGCTGTGTTTAATCCCTTTGCTTGGCCTCAATATGCTAAGGATTTTGCACCATACGGAGGACCCGCTGGAGCTTTGGGATTAGCAATGGTCTTTTCAATTACTAGCTTTATCGGCTATGGAGGATCTGCACCTTTAGGTGAAGAAGTTGAGCATCCTAAACAAATACTGAGGGCTTTGAGCTTAGGCGTGTTTATAGTAGGTGCAGTATTGACTGAAATGGCATATGGTATAGTTGCAGGTTGGGGAGTAAATAATTTAACAGCACTAACTAATAATCCAAACCCAGATGTACAGGCAATACCGGGTATAATAGTGATGGGATTATATTTAGGTATAATAGGTTCGATGGGATTGTTCCTTGTTGCAATGAATTCAGCGTTTTCTGATGCGGTAGCAATGCAAAGTAATGCTGGAAGGGTTTACTTCTCTATGGCTAGAGATAACGTAATTCCAAAGTGGTTCTCAAAGATCCATCCAAAATACCATACTCCTTACAGAGCGTTAACATTTATAGGAATAGCATCATCGATTTCAGCCATCT
It encodes the following:
- a CDS encoding APC family permease, whose protein sequence is MSQQEVPRLKKGQVSTLGALVEEIAAMAPACDVVAFITSAIAYAFALTPLAFLLATLAMYLEVNTLYHLAKRHASAGGYYGYIANAFGPVPATISGLLYVLYQVTSTAAIPTYIGGAIIPAFLDYYYHIVLPSWLWLPLILVFVIVPITLAIIGIRPQITTLKFASLFEVTFLAIIGAIVIAKAPDNTLAVFNPFAWPQYAKDFAPYGGPAGALGLAMVFSITSFIGYGGSAPLGEEVEHPKQILRALSLGVFIVGAVLTEMAYGIVAGWGVNNLTALTNNPNPDVQAIPGIIVMGLYLGIIGSMGLFLVAMNSAFSDAVAMQSNAGRVYFSMARDNVIPKWFSKIHPKYHTPYRALTFIGIASSISAILTAFAMFAANGLNPIQALTTTTANANVLQALADTFEFLTTMALFGMVLTHFLLNTSLITLFFRLKEKHKDLLHAIFHILQHYIAPAVATGILGYALYASIWPPVLPETPAGIISIAFLAFATGYAIYLKIYKPHVLTQAGKKVNLWAEEGESSAKNE